In Deltaproteobacteria bacterium, a single window of DNA contains:
- a CDS encoding class I SAM-dependent methyltransferase — protein MRIVITTGRERSLAHDLEAQELSTRYGLAFTPRADRRLEAIAAESGAEVIGVFGSDGLVLQREGVKLRFSAGMAELRIKRVLSGEHEPLVQLGGLKPGDAVLDCTLGLARDALVMAASGARVDGIEGQSIVAAFCEAGLRVVGGAAGEVASRVSVKLGKYASVLERLPAKSYDVVYLDPMFADEVSMPPEYELFRQLADATELDRNAIADARRVARRAVIVKDGPRGQLLKTLGVPLQELTFGTRVRYARVEPE, from the coding sequence ATGCGCATCGTGATCACCACCGGTCGGGAGCGCTCCCTGGCGCACGACCTCGAAGCCCAGGAGCTCTCGACCCGCTACGGGCTCGCCTTCACGCCGCGCGCGGACCGACGGCTCGAAGCGATCGCGGCGGAGTCGGGCGCGGAGGTGATCGGCGTGTTCGGCAGCGATGGCCTGGTGCTCCAGCGCGAGGGCGTGAAGCTGCGGTTCAGCGCGGGCATGGCCGAGCTGCGAATCAAGCGCGTCTTGAGCGGCGAGCACGAGCCGCTGGTGCAGCTCGGCGGGCTCAAGCCGGGCGACGCGGTGCTCGATTGCACCCTCGGGCTCGCGCGCGATGCGCTGGTGATGGCCGCGTCGGGCGCGCGCGTGGATGGCATCGAGGGCCAGTCCATCGTGGCCGCGTTCTGCGAGGCCGGGCTGCGCGTGGTCGGCGGCGCGGCGGGCGAGGTGGCGTCGCGGGTCTCGGTGAAGCTGGGCAAGTACGCGAGCGTGCTCGAGCGGCTTCCGGCCAAGAGCTACGACGTCGTCTATCTCGATCCCATGTTCGCCGACGAAGTGAGCATGCCGCCCGAGTACGAGCTCTTCCGCCAGCTCGCCGACGCGACCGAGCTCGATCGCAACGCCATCGCCGACGCACGCCGGGTGGCGCGGCGCGCCGTGATTGTGAAGGACGGCCCGCGCGGCCAGCTCTTGAAGACGCTCGGCGTGCCCTTGCAGGAGCTCACCTTCGGGACGCGGGTCAGGTACGCGCGGGTGGAGCCGGAGTAG
- a CDS encoding dual specificity protein phosphatase family protein, which translates to MGISFKNIGKGLETLGKTVGNDFKQAGDAIGTAAKDLVTGKESQAGSAAVNGLKDVGDGFADGGAEAVGVAELLGAKYPVNTYQSKLDDNLTRGSRLSDEGIAQLHTQGYKSVINLCMENDDDTPRAKALGMNSLHLPILDNSAPSEAQVKQFLDFATNPANQPAYVHCEAGQGRTGVMSAAYRMAVDGWTPQAAIAEAKQMGMKLPDQLQFLQQFGNDLAAGKIAGYPVKQ; encoded by the coding sequence ATGGGCATCAGCTTCAAGAACATCGGCAAGGGCTTGGAGACGCTTGGCAAGACGGTCGGCAACGACTTCAAGCAGGCGGGCGACGCCATTGGCACCGCGGCGAAGGATCTCGTCACCGGCAAGGAGAGCCAGGCGGGCTCGGCGGCCGTGAACGGCTTGAAGGACGTGGGCGACGGCTTCGCCGACGGCGGCGCGGAGGCGGTGGGCGTGGCCGAGCTGCTCGGCGCCAAGTACCCGGTGAACACCTACCAGTCGAAGCTCGACGACAACCTCACCCGCGGCTCGCGCCTCAGCGACGAGGGCATCGCGCAGCTCCACACGCAGGGCTACAAGAGCGTCATCAACCTCTGCATGGAGAACGACGACGACACCCCGCGCGCGAAGGCGCTGGGCATGAACTCGCTGCACCTGCCCATCCTCGACAACTCCGCGCCGAGCGAGGCCCAGGTGAAGCAGTTCCTCGACTTCGCAACCAACCCGGCCAACCAGCCCGCGTACGTGCACTGCGAGGCGGGCCAGGGCCGCACGGGCGTGATGAGCGCGGCCTACCGCATGGCCGTCGATGGCTGGACGCCGCAGGCCGCCATCGCCGAGGCCAAGCAGATGGGCATGAAGCTGCCCGACCAGCTCCAGTTCCTGCAGCAGTTCGGCAACGACCTGGCCGCGGGCAAGATCGCGGGCTACCCGGTCAAGCAGTAG
- a CDS encoding rhomboid family intramembrane serine protease, translated as MWSTRLAIVTFVLSVLLMGAHHMPEVVGLGLVKAFVFTPAEVKHGLVWQLVTYVFADPDPWGLVFTVYSLLVFGAGVEERVGSSAFLGWFFGLGLAGSLVTLGFSLFWARVADGSYLGATAVSLGLLVVWVALHRGALINFMMVLPMKAEVLLYLSLGMLVLYAIRTHPAALVPEFSAFFAGELATRSSFDLSPRRLWLRWRAHRIEQELRKRSSKFTVITGGDEPDDDEGTGTPGSGGYLN; from the coding sequence ATGTGGTCCACGCGGCTCGCGATCGTCACGTTCGTGCTCTCGGTGCTGCTCATGGGCGCGCACCACATGCCCGAGGTGGTGGGCCTGGGGCTCGTCAAGGCCTTCGTCTTCACGCCCGCCGAGGTGAAGCACGGGCTCGTCTGGCAGCTCGTGACCTACGTCTTCGCCGACCCGGACCCGTGGGGCCTCGTCTTCACGGTCTACTCTCTCCTGGTGTTCGGTGCGGGGGTGGAAGAGCGCGTGGGATCGTCGGCGTTCCTGGGTTGGTTCTTCGGGCTCGGGCTGGCTGGCTCGCTGGTGACCCTGGGGTTCTCGCTCTTCTGGGCCCGCGTCGCGGACGGCAGCTACCTGGGCGCGACGGCCGTCTCCCTCGGGCTCCTGGTCGTTTGGGTGGCCCTGCACCGGGGCGCGCTCATCAACTTCATGATGGTGCTGCCCATGAAGGCCGAGGTGCTGCTCTACCTCTCGCTGGGCATGCTGGTGCTCTACGCCATCCGGACCCACCCCGCCGCCCTCGTTCCCGAGTTCTCTGCGTTCTTCGCTGGAGAGCTCGCCACGCGCTCGAGCTTCGACCTCTCGCCGCGGCGCCTCTGGCTGCGCTGGCGCGCGCACCGCATCGAGCAGGAGCTGCGCAAGCGCTCGAGCAAGTTCACCGTCATCACGGGCGGCGACGAGCCCGACGACGACGAAGGCACGGGCACGCCTGGAAGCGGCGGCTACCTGAACTGA
- a CDS encoding CRTAC1 family protein, whose translation MNRRLACLLLVLPLIACNKSSTASDAGGTTTGGSGSTAGGTTSGSSSTGGSTGSTGDAGPIDAGPIDAGDFEQCDAHASGPSHMTDSTIAWNLGDGGLNLTGNRIIAADLDGDGYPDLIVHAIYTNARSLVPLSDGGTGPLYEHVLMNRPNPNGGRMFVDATVESGVFQVRAGQGLRSAQLAVAADIDNDGDLDLFSGTYTDPTHPETDPGDRSEVLINDGTGHFTLAPISDAQPQASQLWPTTGATFTDVDHDGKLDLFVGFWYRAYGSSEYGVPAQLYRGNGDGTFASITNSAGVATSSGLFTLGNDQNPKPAYGVTACDVNGDGSPELMISAYGRQWNNLYLNDGTGHFAEVGQDSGYAGDENLDYTDNQFFLCYCTVHPTAAGCADAGAPLIQCPTPADADWSAGSDDQPWRLNGNTFSTLCADITGDGIPDLYSAEIRHWHIGNSSDPSELLVGDGHAHFTRPGNANDGLVMPHPTSDWNEGALMVAGPDLDNDGRRDLVVAASDYPDQFGWVFHQLTDGGFEEVGQDWGMHHPCMSGLAVADFDRDGDLDVIVGSGTARDCSAIWHTNEVHIYTNDASTRAHAIEIRLRGDGVTANRMGAGAKVTVEAGGVTQVQELQTGFGHMAMEHDTVLHFGLGECAGAANITVTWPDAVHTTQTWTRVLGDQLIELQMGDPSVHQVVSWYRG comes from the coding sequence ATGAACCGTCGCCTCGCCTGCCTGCTGCTCGTCCTGCCGCTGATCGCCTGCAACAAGAGCTCGACCGCCTCCGACGCCGGCGGCACCACCACCGGAGGTTCGGGCTCGACGGCCGGCGGCACGACCTCTGGAAGCTCGAGCACCGGCGGCAGCACCGGCTCGACCGGCGACGCAGGTCCGATCGACGCCGGCCCAATCGATGCGGGCGACTTCGAGCAATGCGACGCACACGCGAGCGGCCCGAGCCACATGACCGACTCGACCATCGCCTGGAACCTGGGCGACGGCGGCTTGAACCTCACCGGCAACCGCATCATCGCCGCGGACCTCGACGGCGACGGCTATCCGGACCTGATCGTCCACGCCATCTACACGAACGCGCGCAGCCTGGTCCCGCTCTCGGACGGCGGCACCGGGCCGCTCTACGAGCACGTGCTCATGAACCGGCCGAATCCGAATGGCGGGCGCATGTTCGTGGACGCGACGGTGGAGAGCGGCGTGTTCCAGGTGCGCGCGGGGCAGGGCCTGCGCTCGGCGCAGCTCGCCGTGGCCGCCGACATCGACAACGACGGCGACCTCGATCTCTTCAGCGGCACGTACACGGATCCCACCCATCCGGAGACCGACCCGGGCGACCGCAGCGAGGTGCTCATCAACGACGGCACCGGCCACTTCACGCTCGCGCCCATCTCCGACGCGCAGCCGCAGGCGAGTCAGCTCTGGCCGACGACGGGCGCCACGTTCACCGACGTCGACCACGACGGCAAGCTCGACCTGTTCGTGGGCTTTTGGTACCGCGCGTACGGCTCGTCGGAGTACGGCGTGCCCGCGCAGCTCTACCGGGGCAACGGCGACGGCACGTTCGCGTCGATCACCAACAGCGCGGGCGTGGCCACCAGCAGCGGCCTCTTCACGCTCGGCAACGACCAGAACCCCAAGCCGGCGTACGGCGTCACCGCGTGCGACGTGAACGGCGACGGCTCGCCCGAGCTGATGATCAGCGCCTACGGCCGCCAGTGGAACAACCTCTACTTGAACGACGGCACCGGCCACTTCGCCGAGGTCGGCCAGGACTCGGGCTACGCCGGCGACGAGAACCTCGACTACACCGATAACCAGTTCTTCCTCTGCTACTGCACCGTGCATCCAACGGCCGCCGGCTGCGCGGACGCAGGCGCGCCGCTGATCCAGTGCCCCACGCCCGCCGACGCGGACTGGTCCGCGGGCAGCGACGATCAGCCCTGGCGCCTCAACGGCAACACCTTCTCCACGCTCTGCGCCGACATCACCGGCGACGGCATCCCCGATCTCTACTCGGCCGAGATTCGCCACTGGCACATCGGCAACAGCTCGGATCCGTCGGAGCTGCTGGTGGGCGACGGCCACGCGCACTTCACGCGCCCGGGCAACGCCAACGACGGCCTGGTGATGCCGCATCCCACCAGCGACTGGAACGAGGGTGCGCTCATGGTCGCCGGGCCGGACCTGGACAACGACGGCCGGCGCGATCTGGTGGTGGCCGCGAGCGACTACCCCGATCAGTTCGGCTGGGTCTTCCACCAGCTCACGGACGGCGGCTTCGAAGAGGTCGGGCAGGACTGGGGCATGCACCACCCGTGCATGAGCGGGCTCGCGGTGGCCGACTTCGATCGCGACGGCGATCTCGACGTCATCGTGGGCTCGGGCACCGCGCGCGACTGCTCGGCGATTTGGCACACCAACGAGGTGCACATCTACACGAACGACGCGTCGACGCGCGCGCACGCGATCGAGATTCGCCTCCGCGGCGACGGCGTGACCGCGAACCGCATGGGTGCGGGCGCGAAGGTGACGGTGGAGGCGGGCGGGGTGACGCAGGTGCAGGAGCTGCAGACGGGCTTCGGTCACATGGCGATGGAGCACGACACGGTGTTGCACTTCGGGCTCGGCGAGTGCGCGGGCGCGGCGAACATCACGGTCACCTGGCCGGATGCGGTGCACACCACGCAGACCTGGACGCGGGTGCTCGGCGATCAGCTCATCGAGCTGCAGATGGGCGACCCTTCGGTGCACCAGGTGGTCAGCTGGTATCGGGGCTAG
- a CDS encoding acetyl-CoA C-acetyltransferase, whose product MKPVSNDLVILSAKRTAFGTFGGTLKDKSATDLGVVAAKAALEQAKVTPDQIEHVVFGNVVQTSPDAIYLARHIGLKVGAPQNVPAVTVNRLCGSGFEALTQAAALIMTGQANVVLAGGTESMSQAPHIIRGARWGIPLGKGGLEDSLTTSLTDSFTGLPMGITAENLAEQYKISQDEVDAYSVLTQKRFAAAQEGGRLANEITPVELVSKKGSTFFAKDEHNRPDTTLEGLKKLPKVFKKDGVVHPGAASGISDGAGAFVLAHRAWAEKGLTPIGKLLGWGVVGCDPKVMGIGPAPAIRQLLEKTGATMKDVSLVEVNEAFVPQYLAVEKELGLDRETTNVDGGATAVGHPLAASGSRITAHLLYELKRRGQKYGIGSACIGGGQGIAVLVEAI is encoded by the coding sequence ATGAAGCCCGTCTCGAACGACCTCGTGATCCTCTCCGCCAAGCGCACCGCGTTCGGCACCTTCGGCGGCACCTTGAAGGACAAGAGCGCCACCGACCTCGGCGTGGTGGCCGCGAAGGCCGCCCTGGAGCAGGCCAAGGTGACGCCCGATCAGATCGAGCACGTCGTCTTCGGCAACGTGGTGCAGACCTCGCCCGACGCGATCTACCTGGCGCGCCACATCGGCCTGAAGGTCGGGGCACCGCAGAACGTCCCGGCCGTCACCGTGAACCGGCTCTGCGGCTCGGGGTTCGAGGCGCTCACCCAGGCCGCCGCGCTGATCATGACCGGCCAGGCCAACGTGGTCCTCGCGGGTGGCACGGAGAGCATGAGCCAGGCGCCGCACATCATCCGCGGCGCGCGCTGGGGCATCCCGCTCGGCAAGGGCGGCCTCGAGGACAGCCTCACCACCTCGCTCACCGACAGCTTCACCGGGCTGCCCATGGGCATCACCGCGGAGAACCTCGCGGAGCAGTACAAGATCAGCCAGGACGAGGTCGACGCCTACTCGGTCCTCACCCAGAAGCGCTTCGCCGCCGCGCAGGAAGGCGGCCGCCTCGCGAACGAGATCACGCCCGTGGAGCTGGTGAGCAAGAAGGGCTCCACGTTCTTCGCCAAGGACGAGCACAACCGTCCGGACACGACGCTCGAGGGCCTGAAGAAGCTGCCCAAGGTCTTCAAGAAGGACGGCGTGGTGCACCCGGGCGCGGCCTCGGGCATCAGCGACGGCGCCGGCGCGTTCGTGCTCGCGCACCGCGCATGGGCGGAGAAGGGCCTCACGCCCATCGGCAAGCTGCTCGGCTGGGGCGTGGTGGGCTGCGACCCGAAGGTGATGGGCATCGGCCCGGCGCCGGCGATTCGTCAGCTGCTGGAGAAGACTGGCGCGACCATGAAGGACGTGTCGCTGGTCGAGGTGAACGAGGCCTTCGTGCCGCAGTACCTGGCGGTGGAGAAGGAGCTCGGGCTGGACCGCGAGACGACCAACGTCGACGGCGGCGCCACGGCCGTGGGCCACCCGCTCGCGGCCTCGGGCTCGCGCATCACCGCGCACCTGCTCTATGAGCTCAAGCGCCGCGGCCAGAAGTACGGCATCGGCTCGGCGTGCATCGGCGGTGGGCAGGGGATCGCGGTGCTGGTCGAGGCGATCTAG
- a CDS encoding PilZ domain-containing protein, with translation MVVASSERRADQRLPLSLTAHCQVGTDYSRSDVVDVSRSGIGLRTDTPWPPGTSLRVAMALPHHEGPKFCTLTGTVVRARPGGVGVRLDDSKASRSDRDVLAGFLAVLSMQRQLSY, from the coding sequence ATGGTGGTGGCTTCTTCCGAGCGGCGCGCCGATCAGCGGCTCCCGCTTTCGCTCACCGCGCACTGCCAGGTGGGCACGGATTACTCACGCAGCGACGTGGTCGACGTCTCGCGTTCGGGCATTGGCCTGCGCACCGACACGCCCTGGCCGCCGGGCACCTCGCTGCGCGTGGCGATGGCGCTGCCGCACCACGAGGGCCCCAAGTTCTGCACCCTCACCGGCACCGTGGTCCGCGCGCGCCCGGGCGGCGTGGGCGTGCGCCTCGATGACTCCAAGGCCAGCCGCAGCGACCGCGATGTGCTCGCCGGCTTCCTGGCCGTGCTGAGCATGCAGCGCCAGCTCAGCTACTAG